The segment TCGGCATACTCGCGCCTCTCCAAGAGATGATGCTCCAAAGCTGGGACGACGCGATTCGCATTTTCCCCGCGTGGCCGAGAAATGTAGACGCCTCGTTTGATGGCTTCCGTGCCCAGGGAGCTTTCCTCGTCAGTGCAAGCTGCCACCAAGGCACAATTGGAGACGTTCGCATCAAGAGCGAGCGCGGTGGCACGTGCCGGTTAGGCCTGCTGTGGCCCCAAGGCGCACAGGTACTCGATGCCGATGGCAATCCGGTGTCCTGCCAACTTGCCGGAGACGTAATTACCTTCGACACTCAGCCTGGAGCGGAATACAGAATTGACCCCAAATAGCTAACGGAACAGAAGGGGGCTTCAGGTCTCTCAGGTTGCGTGGATTTCTCAGTGAGTTATGCGTCTCGGTCTTTGCCCCCTCGCTTTCCCCAAGATCCGCGCCTCCGAAAGCTGGTATACTCATATCAGGACTCAGGTGCGAGGAGAAGGCGTGGAACCCGACTTGTCCAACATTCCGCCGCCAAAGAGCTTGTGGATGCATGTCCGCAAAGTGGTGGGGGACATGAACCGTTCGCGGCCGGCAAGTGCCTATCTGCTGGTTGCCATTGCCGTGGTGTTGTTGCTCGGATACCAAATCGTCTATTTTCGTGAGGATCCGCGCCGTTTTGCTTTCTTCCTGATTCTGATGTTTGTGTTCTTTTTCTTTGTCATGTTGCGCGCCGTCATCGACTTCTTCGAGATTGCCCGGAAGCATATCCGGGAACGCGGAGAACTGTTCAAAACGACGATCGGCGAAAAGGAGTTTATCGGGGAACTGGGCCGCCGCGTATCGGAAAACCGTACGGAAGAATAGGGCGCTGTTATCAGCGGAACCAACGCGCCTTGGCAGGCCTTTTCATTTTCTCGTCAATACACCGTGAATAGCATACTTGCACTCATACCCAATTGGATTGGCGACGTCGCCATGTGCACGCCGGCCCTGCGCGCATTGCACAAGCGGTGGCCGGGCGCGCAGATTACCATTGCCGGCAAGGCGGCCTGCTGCGCATTGTTGCGCGGACTTCCCTATGTGCACCGCATTGAGGAAGTCCCGGCTCGTGCGCCGTTACCCGCATTGCACGAGGCAGCGCACGCACTCGCGCCACATGGACGCGACCTGACGGTCGTGTTTCCGCATTCGGCGCGCGCCGCCTTTTTGGCATGGCTTGTTGGCTCGACGCGTCGTGTCGGTTACGCGCGCGGCGGCCGCTCGATGCTGCTCACGGACCGCGTGAAACCTCACCGCGTCAATGGCCGCATCGAACCCGTCTACATGACACAAGAATACCTCGATTTGGTGAAAGCGCTCGGTTGCGAAGACGATGGCGAGGGTCTCGAACTCTGGGCGGACGCGCGCGAAGTCGAATCGCTTAGGGCGAGACTGCAAGGGAAGGGCCCTATTGTGGGCATCGCGCCCGGAGCCGCCTTCGGCGTCAGCAAGATGTGGCCCGCCGATCGCTACGCTGCCGTGGCGGACACGCTCACGGAGAAGGTCGGCGCGCAATGCGTGTTGCTCACGGGTCCCGGCGAAGAACGGACCCGCGACGCCGTTCGTGCTGCCGCGAAGTATCCCCTCATCCGGCTCGATGGCGGCGTGCCCACCATCGATTCCTTGAAGG is part of the Candidatus Hydrogenedentota bacterium genome and harbors:
- the waaF gene encoding lipopolysaccharide heptosyltransferase II — translated: MNSILALIPNWIGDVAMCTPALRALHKRWPGAQITIAGKAACCALLRGLPYVHRIEEVPARAPLPALHEAAHALAPHGRDLTVVFPHSARAAFLAWLVGSTRRVGYARGGRSMLLTDRVKPHRVNGRIEPVYMTQEYLDLVKALGCEDDGEGLELWADAREVESLRARLQGKGPIVGIAPGAAFGVSKMWPADRYAAVADTLTEKVGAQCVLLTGPGEERTRDAVRAAAKYPLIRLDGGVPTIDSLKATIAALDVLICNDSGSRHVAVAFKVPTICIMGPTSPKYSCGPYERGEVLRVDVDCGPCQKPVCATDHRCMTRIGTDWVVETALKYLPSRK